Genomic segment of Pristiophorus japonicus isolate sPriJap1 unplaced genomic scaffold, sPriJap1.hap1 HAP1_SCAFFOLD_190, whole genome shotgun sequence:
aagggaccgagtgtaatgcagccaactttgctgatgatacaatgataggtgggaaagcaagttgtgaggaggatgcaaataatctacaaagggatatagagaggctcagtgagtgggcaaaaccgtGGCAGATGGACGATAtcttggtaaaatgtcaggttatcgcctttggtaggaaaaataaaaaagcaaattattatttaaatgggacgattacaaaatgttgcagtacagagggatctgggggttcttgtacatgaaacacaaaaagttagcacgcaggtacagcaagtaatcaggaaggcaaatggaatgctggcctttatagcaagggggatggagtataaaagtagagaagtcctgttacaaatgtaacggcgttggtaagaccacacctggagtactgcgcacagttttggtctggacttgtctccattcccgtgccgaggggattgctacaccagatgggaggggcaacatttggggacacggattccccaccaattcccattccccttctttctggtggataatgaaggggccactgtgtgtaatgtgcaagtcagtaagaattgtcagcaaactCTTacgaattggagattttattcagtggaaactttcacacacttttgtagattttgtaccaaagatcaatttaggattaaagtaaaagttcataattttattgcaaactgaatttctgttgagagtcgctgaattaaggggaaagataacacacagcgtttcttaaatggaacATAATCAGCAATATATTTAGAATATTAAacaccagcccagttatagggttattaacatcagcagaaacaaatcccaatggtcataatgaacatggttcagtcgggatgtgattaacagcagcaataacagcagattccaacccgtgaagtcacttgtgaactcgctggtgtctcagcagggtggatgaccgagtgaatcccttcccacactcagagcagatgaatggcctctccccagtgtgaactcgctggtgtgactgcaggtgggatgaccgagtgaatcccttcccacattctgagcaggtgaacggcctctccccggtgtgaaattgctggtgtgtcagcaggttggatgactgagtgaatcccttcccacactctgagcaggtgaacggtctctccccggtgtgaactcgctgatgtctcagcaggtgggatgatgtaatgAATCGTTTCCCAcattctgagcaggtgaacggtctctccccggtgtgaaattgctgatgtttcagcaggtcggatgacccagtgaatcccttcccacactcagagcaatagaatggcctctccccggtgtgaactcgctggtgtgtcagcaggttggatgaacaagtgaatcccttcccacactcagagcaggtgaacggcctctccccagtgtgaactcgctggtgagttacaagttgggatgactgagtgaatcccttcccacacgcagagcaggtgaacggcctctccccagtgtgaactcgctggtgagctacaaggTGGGATGAATtaaagaatcccttcccacacacggggcaggtgaatggcctctccccagtgtgactgcgtcgatgaatttccagcagggatggggaactgaatcccttcccacagtccccacatttccacggtttctccatggtgtgagtATCCTTGTggctctccatggttggacgatcagttgaagcctcatccacacacacacaacacgtttagtttctccctgctgtgaatggtgcgatgttttttcaggctgtgtaactggttaaagctctttccacaggcagcgcactggaacactctcactcgggtgtgtgtgtctcggtgcttttccagtcacactgatatttgaaatcttttcccacaaacagaacagacaaacatttctccttccacattcaaaggccgatgatattcaggtcctgatgaatcgagagactgtcagatcttgacacgatgtttggtttgtgtttcctgtctgaaaatctccccttctaatacgctgtaaaaggagataacaaaactcatcactgtcagtacaagacagaaattcagaatagacacatctagtttccatggaacattctttcctctcttgttcttccaaagctgtaaatccctgtcccacacattgtccctcctgctgtgctgaaatccaaacccattgcacatctctagactgtttctcctccactcccagttttcaccaccaattctggctgggctcagttccacactcactggttcccctccctctcctcccctgatggtgctgactctggctggggtcatttctacaatcactggttcccttccctctcctcccctgaaggtttttttttctctgttaagttagtacttagtctttaaataaaggttagttaaatcagctgattgctgagtagttgctgggtgtgttttgctgagGTTCAGAGTTTATTTTTGTTGATAGTTGCCAGTGTAACTcgagggatggcaggacagctcagtcccatggattgcacatcctgtgacatgtgggaaatcctggatgcttcgcgcagccgggacgaccacgtgtgcaggaggtgtctccagctgcaccaactcgcgctccgcattttggagcttgagcggcggctggagtcactgcggtgcatccgtgagactgagagcaacgtagatagcacgtttctagaggtggtcacctcgcagcttaagagtgtgcgggCAGAGAGGGCATGAGTGATCGCCGGACAGATGAGAGCTAGGTAGGTAGTGAGGGAGTCCCCCGAGTCCaccttgctctccaaccggtactctgttctgagtaccagtgagggcgacggtgactctggggagtgcagccagagccaaatctatggcaccacgggtggctcagctgcacaacaGAGGAAgatgaatggaagagctatagtgtagGGGATTCCATaggcaggggagcagacaggcaatcctgcggccgcagacgtgactccaggatggtatgttgcctccctggtgccagggtcaaggatgtcaccgagcgactgcagggcattctgggggggagagggtgaacagccagaggtcgtggtccatatcgggaccaatgacagagggatgaggtcctgcaggcagagtttagggagctaggagagtaaAAAGCAGGAGCCCAAAGTAGTAATttctggattactcctggtgccacgagcgagtgagtgcagcaaaaagaggagagagaagagatgaatgcgtggctggagagatggtgcaggcaggaaggctttagtttcctgaggcattaggaccgttacaagccagacgggttgcacctcaacagagccgggaccaatatcctcacggggcaggggggggggtttgctagtgctgttggggagagtttaatctagcttggcagggggatgggaacctgaaaatagattcagtagggaggggagtaaagctggaattagaaagcaaaattaagaaagtaagtttgaaggagagaggaaacaagcaggaaaaatgggtaaaaaaacaaatttaaaggcactttgtcgaaagacatgtagcattcgtaacaaaatagatgagttgacggcagaaatagatacaaatgggtatgatctgatagccattacagagacgtggttgcaaggtgaccaggactgggaataaaacatttaggggtatttgacaatctggaaggacggacagacagaaaggaaaaggaggtggggtagctctactgataaaggatggaatcactgcaataatgagaaacgatactggctcaaatgatcaggatgttgaaacagtttgggtggaaaaaAGGAATaattaggggaaaaagtcactggtgggcgtagtctataggccccataacagtagcaactctgttggtcggagtataaaccaggaaatagtgggggcttgttaaaagggaacagcaataatcatgggtgattttaacctccatattgattggacaaatcaaattggtcagggtagccttgaggaaaagtgcataagggacaggttccttgagcagtatgtaacggaaccaaccagggggcaggctatcttagatctggtcctgtgtaatgagacaggattaataaacaatctcttagtaaaggatcccctcggaatgagtgatcatagcatggttaaatttcaaattcagatggagggcgagaaagttggatctcaaaccagcgtactaagcttaaataaaggagactatgaaggtatgagggcagagttagctaaagtggacgggGAATATAGATTAAAGAGTAGGACGGttcatgaacagtggtgtacatttaaggagatatttcagaactttcaaaaaatatatattccagtgaggaggaaagggtgtaaaagaagttAGCCACCCATGGGTAACTAAagcaataaaggacggtatccaattaaaaacaagggcatacaaagtggccaaaactagtgggaggacagaagattcggAAGctgttaaaagccagcaaagaatgactaaattaaaaaaattattatgaaagggaagatagactgaaagtaaactagcacgaaatataaaaacagatagcaagagtttctataggtatataaaaaggaaaagtgtggccaaagtaaatgttggtcccttagaggacgagaccgggaaattgggaacatggagatggcagaaactctgaacaaatattttgtatcagtctttacggtagaggacacaaacaatatcccaactgtggatagtcaaggggctaccggcgggggaggaacttaacacaatcagcaacactaaggaggtggtactcagtaagataatgggactaaaggcagataaataaggttttaagagaagtagcggcagggatagtggatgcactggttgtaatttaccaaaattccctggattctgcggaggtcccagtcgattggaaacatagaaacatagaaaataggtgcaagagtaggccattctgcccttcgagcctgcaccaccattcaatatgatcatgactgatcaactgcaaatgtaacgccactacataaaaaaggaggcagacaaaaagcaggaaactataggccagttagcctaacatctgtggttgggaaaatgttggagtccattattaaagaagcagtagcaggacatttggaaaagcaaaattcagttaggcagagtcaccattgatttatgaagggcaagttatATTTGAaaagtttgctggaattctttgaggatgtaacaaacagggtggataaaggggaaccagtggatgtggtgtatttggacttccagaaggcatttgacaaggtgccacataaaaggttaccgcacaagataaaatatcacgggattgggggtaatatattagcatggatagaggattggctaactaacagaaaacagagagtcgggataaatggttcattctcgggttggcaatcagtaactagtggggtgccgcagggatcagtgctgggaccccaactatttacaatctatattaatgatttggatgaagggaccgagtgtaatgaccaagtttgctgatgatacaaatatgggaggaaaagcaatgtgtgaggaggacacaaaaaatctgcaaaaggacatagacagactaagtgagtgggcaaacatttggcagatgcagtataatgttggaaagtgtgaggtcatgcactttggcagaaaaaaatcaaagagcaagttgttatttaaatggagaaagattgcaaagtgccacagtacagcgggacctcggggtacttgtgcacgaaacgcaaaaggttagtgtgcaggtacagcaagtgatcaggaaggccaatggaatcttggcctttattgcaaaggggatggagtataaaagcagggaagtcttgttacagttatacagggtattggtgaggccacacctggaatactgtgtacagttttggtttccaaatttaagaaaggatatacttgctttggaggcagttcggagaaggttcactaggttgattccagagctgacggggttgacttgtgaggaaaggttgaggaggttggacctttactcattggaattcagaagaatgagaggtgatcttatcgaaatgtataagattgtgagggggcttgacaaggtggatgcagagaggatgtttccactggtgggggagactagaactagggggcataaccttagaataaggggccgcccatttaaaactgagataaggaggaatttcttctctgagggttgtaaatttgtggaattagctgcctcagagagctgtggaaggcggGACATTGAATAACCTTAAGACagagaaggtattaaggggttatggggagcgggcagggaagtggacctgagtccatgatcggaatagctatgatcatattaaatggtggagcaggctcgaggggccgtatggcctattcctgctcctatttcttatgttcttatgttctcctcctgTTAAGTGCTGATTCTAgctggattcagttccactcactggttcccctctccgccctgaaggtgctgactctggctgggttcagttctacactcactggttcccctcccctgaagatactgactctggctgggttcagttctgcactcactggttcccctcccctgaaggtactgactctggctgggttcagttctacactcactggttcccctcccctggaggtactgactctggctgggttcagttctacactcactggttcccctcccctggaggtactgactctggctgggttcagttctacactcactggttcccctcccctggaggtactgactctggctgggttcagttctacactcactggttcccctcccctgaaggtgctgactctggctgggttcagttctacactcactggttcccctcccctgaaggtgctgactctggctgggttcagttctacactcactggttcccctcccctgaaggtgctgactctggctgggttcagttccacactcactggttcccctcccctgaaggtgctgactctggctgggttcagttccacactcactggttcccctccactccactgaaggtgctgactctggctggtttctccTTGACACTTACATCATTTACTTCATCCCTGCACCAAGATCGCCACGCATGCGCTGCGctgctcactgaatcaagatggcggagcactgaacctgccttcctgtaccaagatggccaccattagcctgggcctgtgaccgaaagaaagccccgaagctgcaaccgctgatattccggttattattccgggcttgcggcgggaaccggttgtttatgaagcattACCTGCTCTCTGCTGGTCCATTACTCCTCTTCGTCCCGTTGAAAATTACACTTCTGTGGAGCCTGTGCAAAACGTGTCACCTCCactattacacgcaccgcgcaggctccaaacccagccagggctcgcgcctgcgcactgagctcctgtcgtctgggtgcggcacattctcccccgcggggcatgctgggtacacaaGACAATGAGAAACAGGAACAAGAGTgggccaccccaccccctccccccctccacaccaacccccccaccccacccccctcaccaccaccccacacccccccccaccccacctccctcaccacccccccacaccacaccaccaccaccccccctcccccctcccccaccaccaccccccctacacaaccccacacca
This window contains:
- the LOC139243884 gene encoding zinc finger protein 436-like; this encodes MESHKDTHTMEKPWKCGDCGKGFSSPSLLEIHRRSHTGERPFTCPVCGKGFFNSSHLVAHQRVHTGERPFTCSACGKGFTQSSQLVTHQRVHTGERPFTCSECGKGFTCSSNLLTHQRVHTGERPFYCSECGKGFTGSSDLLKHQQFHTGERPFTCSECGKRFITSSHLLRHQRVHTGERPFTCSECGKGFTQSSNLLTHQQFHTGERPFTCSECGKGFTRSSHLQSHQRVHTGERPFICSECGKGFTRSSTLLRHQRVHK